DNA sequence from the Ruminococcus albus 7 = DSM 20455 genome:
ATGGTTGGACTGGAATACCTCACAGTGGATGCTGTATCCGAGCGCGTGCGCAACTATCTCATCGTTTATGCTCTCGAATGTATCAGTGCCGTATACTCCGGGCTCTCTTTCGCCCAGAAGATTGAGGTTCGGTCCGTGTATCACAAGTATCTTTTTCATTATGTTCCTCTTTTCTGCCGTCCGTTATTCTGCGTTGGACGGCTTTGTTATTTCAAGCTCGATATAGCTGTCTATCTCACCGCCGCGGACGAAGAACATATCGTATATGCCCTCGGTGGCTTCATCGGAAGCCACGCACATTCCGCCAAGATCTCCGTGTTTTTCTTTGTCGGGCTTGTTGCCGTAGTCGTTGGCGAATCCGCCTTTTTCACTGAGTTCTTTCAGCTTTTCCTCGGTGAGTGATGACATATCGCCTACACTGTCCTGACGGCATATATAGATGTTCCAGCCGTCATCGAGATCGGTGTCGATGTACATCTCAAATACTTCGTCAAGTTCAAAATCGGATATAGCGACTTCCTTTGTGTAGCCTTCCTCTGCCATCTCCTCTATATCGGGTGAATTGCGCCAGGTGGATTTTGATTCGAGTATCAGCCCTTTTATCGCCGAGGGCTTATCCTCATACATATCCTTCAATACACCCAAGGTATCCTCTTCGCCTTCTGCAGCAGATTCATCATCCTTAGCTGCGGAAGTTTCCTTGTCAGCTTTGCTGGCTGTCTGCTTTGGTTTTTCCTTATTGCTGCAGGCAGCAAGACAAAGTGCAGCTGCAAGCAGCGATATCACTAATACTATTTTTCTGTTCATATCCTGTCACCATCCATATATTGTTTCAAGAAAAAAGCCGACGGATATTGACTCCGTCGGCTGTCTGCTTTTTACCAGTACATAAATACAGGCGTGTCTAACGGAACGTTGTTGTATATGTACTCTGCTGCATCGTATGGCAGATTTATACAGCCGTGGCTGCCCCATGTTGGAGATTTATACTTATCTCCTCCGAAGACTCCTCCCTGCCAGGAAGCATCGTGGAAACCTATGCCTATGGTGCTGAAATAGTTCCAGAACTCAACATAAGAAGCGTAGGACTGTCCGTCCGAACTGCCGACCAGTGTCTTGCCGCGCTCCTTCAGCCAAAGCTTATATACTCCCGCAGGAGAATTTCTGGATTCGCTTGGATAGCCTGATACGAAATCGCTTTCCATTTTCATCTCGCCGTTTTCATAGTACCATAGATGCTGCTTCGCGAGATCCACATCGAAATAGGTATCGCTGAAATCCGATTCGGCAGTGAGCCAGTCGGGGTTGCAGGTATAGCTGTAAGTCGAGTCGGGGTTGACATAATATATAGCTTCTGTCCTGCTTGATTCGCAGTTCTTTATGCTTTCTATGATATAGTCCGTCATAGCGTCTTTGTTAAGCCACCATCCATAGCAGCCTGCGCCCTGGGGTACTGTTATCGCGCCCCTGCTGGTAGATACGAATTCTCTGTCTTTGCCGAAGGTATCATATTTGCTTGCTAAACGATTTACATACTGCTCGACCTGATCGCGGTCTACCTCCAGGGAATTTACAGGATCGTCTTCATCAAAGCCTATCCATTTCGTAATGGTAAGACCGTCAATCTTCTCAGTGCCCTGGTGAAAATCGAATACAATTTCGATACTATCCAGATTGTTGAGCTTCTGGCATTGTTCATAAAGGTCATCTGCATGGATCTTTGCTTTTTTGTAGCAGTCAACCGAGCCGATAGCAATATCAAAATTCATATTATCAAGTTCGCTTTCGACGTAATCGAAAAGCAGCTGTATCTTGTTTGTATCTATGGTATCGCCGTCTTCTTCGTTTACAACAACGAAACTGCCGCTGTCGCTGCGGGTTATATAAGCGTCCTTTGGCGGCTTGGCTTTCTGATT
Encoded proteins:
- a CDS encoding L,D-transpeptidase family protein, translated to METRKEDLARMIARNMSMTENFGDDPEPVRGVTDFGEDAFDTVYASAARERYPRKKRTGSSSGSRNSTAQRQRSGSRTAKSAGSKSSTNTSAVRKQAAKVKKKKKKKMTATKAALICTCILLTGLVTAGGVFIIGRKAYEDTFLDNTYISGVDVGGMDKKQALAELKKKSVIPETVYITKRDGSGMNIALKDIGYVDNTEELINKYYNGQDHGKWLNAKFEKDEYSIKNSFHYDKKKLENLLAHKLIKNQKAKPPKDAYITRSDSGSFVVVNEEDGDTIDTNKIQLLFDYVESELDNMNFDIAIGSVDCYKKAKIHADDLYEQCQKLNNLDSIEIVFDFHQGTEKIDGLTITKWIGFDEDDPVNSLEVDRDQVEQYVNRLASKYDTFGKDREFVSTSRGAITVPQGAGCYGWWLNKDAMTDYIIESIKNCESSRTEAIYYVNPDSTYSYTCNPDWLTAESDFSDTYFDVDLAKQHLWYYENGEMKMESDFVSGYPSESRNSPAGVYKLWLKERGKTLVGSSDGQSYASYVEFWNYFSTIGIGFHDASWQGGVFGGDKYKSPTWGSHGCINLPYDAAEYIYNNVPLDTPVFMYW